From Saccopteryx leptura isolate mSacLep1 chromosome 3, mSacLep1_pri_phased_curated, whole genome shotgun sequence, one genomic window encodes:
- the LOC136397319 gene encoding carcinoembryonic antigen-related cell adhesion molecule 21-like, with product MQALSATPRTGLVPWPGLLLAVSLITFWSPPTTAQLTIVPTIAAEGSDVVMRIKNKPPNFWSYVWFKGQGANNNNFIASIAKYPLGRKSKNERMLVEYDGYLHIKRVTLRDAGDYTIVVYLLNGRKEIGFGRLTVYEPLRVPTLLASNTSVTENKDAVEFTCYTNGITTHWLFNAVRLKLTDRMKLSPDNRVLTIDPVRREDAGSYQCEVSNPQSSTESWPVELNVKYE from the exons ATGCAGGCTCTCTCAGCCACTCCCCGCACAGGACTTGTCCCCTGGCCTGGGCTGCTGCTGGCAG tGTCACTCATCACCTTCTGGAGCCCGCCCACCACTGCCCAACTCACTATCGTGCCAACAATTGCTGCTGAAGGGAGTGATGTGGTTATGCGTATCAAAAATAAGCCTCCCAATTTTTGGAGCTATGTGTGGTTCAAGGGGCAAGGGGCAAATAACAATAACTTCATTGCCTCTATTGCAAAATATCCACTTGGAAGAAAGTCTAAAAATGAGAGAATGTTAGTCGAATATGATGGATACCTACATATTAAGAGAGTCACCCTGAGGGACGCAGGAGACTACACCATAGTAGTCTACCTTctaaatggaagaaaagaaatcGGATTTGGAAGGCTCACTGTATATG AGCCCTTGAGAGTGCCCACCCTCCTGGCCAGCAACACCTCAGTCACAGAGAATAAAGATGCCGTGGAGTTCACCTGCTACACAAATGGGATCACCACCCACTGGTTATTCAATGCTGTGAGACTGAAGCTCACGGACAGGATGAAGCTGTCCCCAGACAACAGGGTCCTCACTATAGACCCTGTCCGCAGGGAGGACGCTGGCAGTTACCAGTGTGAAGTGTCCAACCCGCAGTCTTCTACTGAAAGCTGGCCCGTTGAGCTGAATGTGAAATATGAGTGA